A part of Myxococcus landrumus genomic DNA contains:
- a CDS encoding NAD-dependent protein deacetylase, with product MTLPSPTPLVPGDSEDVDSLASLLRGRRTVVLTGAGCSTESGIPDYRGPGTRARARNPIQHREFLQRPEVRARYWARSLLGWPRFSSARPNAAHQALAELERAGHVPGLITQNVDRLHHAAGSSRVIELHGALERVRCLDCGGNEARAVLQERLLALNPDFNHQVLELRPDGDAELSSEALQSFRVPACERCGGTLKPDVVFFGDNVPAPTVADAFSLLEAGDALLVVGSSLAIYSGYRFLTRAAERHLPIAILNLGECRGVELADLRIEASAGDVLPRLAQALVRG from the coding sequence ATGACGCTACCGTCGCCGACCCCGCTTGTTCCCGGAGACTCCGAGGACGTGGACTCGCTGGCCTCGCTGCTGCGGGGCCGGCGCACCGTGGTGCTGACGGGCGCGGGTTGCAGTACCGAGTCCGGCATCCCCGACTATCGCGGCCCTGGCACCCGGGCTCGGGCTCGCAATCCCATCCAGCACCGGGAGTTCCTCCAGCGGCCCGAGGTCCGGGCGCGTTACTGGGCGCGCAGTCTGCTTGGCTGGCCCCGGTTCTCCTCCGCCCGTCCCAACGCCGCGCACCAGGCGCTGGCGGAGCTGGAGCGCGCGGGGCATGTGCCCGGCCTCATCACCCAGAACGTGGACCGGCTGCACCATGCCGCTGGCAGCTCGCGTGTCATCGAGCTGCATGGCGCGCTGGAGCGTGTGCGCTGTCTGGACTGTGGGGGGAATGAGGCGCGCGCCGTGCTCCAGGAGCGCCTGCTCGCGCTCAACCCGGACTTCAATCATCAGGTGTTGGAGCTGCGGCCGGACGGAGACGCGGAGCTGTCCTCGGAGGCGCTCCAATCCTTCCGGGTGCCCGCGTGTGAGCGCTGTGGTGGGACGCTGAAGCCGGACGTCGTGTTCTTCGGAGACAACGTGCCCGCGCCCACGGTGGCGGACGCCTTCTCCTTGCTGGAGGCGGGGGACGCGCTGCTGGTGGTGGGCTCCTCGCTGGCCATCTACTCCGGCTACCGCTTCCTCACGCGTGCCGCCGAGCGCCACCTCCCCATCGCCATCCTCAACCTGGGGGAGTGTCGTGGCGTGGAGCTGGCGGACCTGCGCATCGAGGCCAGCGCCGGAGATGTGCTGCCACGACTCGCCCAAGCGCTGGTGCGCGGCTGA
- a CDS encoding GNAT family N-acetyltransferase: MLSWQWKAFQELTVDELYAVLALRQEVFVVEQRSLYLDADGLDPKAGHLLAFEGTGPESFLAAYLRILPPGVKHVEEASLGRVVTSPRARGRGLGRELTERGLARLEALYPRADIRISAQEYLIAFYSSLGFVTQGDVYDEDGIPHIEMLRRARG; this comes from the coding sequence ATGCTGAGCTGGCAATGGAAGGCGTTCCAGGAGTTGACCGTGGACGAGCTGTACGCGGTGCTCGCCCTGCGGCAGGAGGTCTTCGTCGTGGAGCAGCGCTCGCTGTACCTGGACGCGGACGGGCTGGACCCCAAGGCCGGCCACCTCCTCGCGTTCGAGGGCACGGGCCCGGAGTCCTTCCTCGCCGCGTACCTGCGCATCCTCCCGCCGGGCGTGAAACACGTGGAAGAGGCCAGCCTGGGCCGCGTGGTGACGTCTCCCCGCGCGCGGGGACGCGGCCTGGGACGCGAGCTCACCGAGCGGGGGCTCGCACGGCTCGAGGCCCTCTACCCTCGCGCGGACATCCGCATCTCCGCGCAGGAGTACCTCATCGCCTTCTACTCGAGCCTCGGCTTCGTCACGCAGGGGGACGTCTACGACGAGGACGGCATCCCCCACATCGAGATGCTCCGCCGCGCCCGCGGCTGA
- a CDS encoding M90 family metallopeptidase, whose product MPGLFRLLRRRRLLRRPFPPEWLGHLDARVPFFATLSPALRQTFLDKLKVFAWEKEFIGAGGLEITDEIRVVVSATAVQLVVHLDLAYYDRLREIIVYPDAFLLPDRTGVVLGEAKNWGSVILSWAAVLSGLRNPTDGHDTATHEFAHVLDRADGAFDGTPRLRSYSHYRAWASVMSEHFHGLQEGRAVERRVLDDYGAVNEAEFFAVASEAFFERPVQMREKTPDLYEELKRFYGWDPASGT is encoded by the coding sequence ATGCCTGGTCTGTTTCGTCTGCTCCGTCGTCGGCGACTGCTTCGCCGGCCCTTCCCACCCGAGTGGCTCGGCCATCTCGACGCGCGAGTCCCCTTCTTCGCCACGCTGTCGCCCGCGCTGCGACAGACCTTCCTCGACAAGCTGAAGGTCTTCGCCTGGGAGAAGGAGTTCATCGGGGCGGGCGGGCTGGAAATCACCGACGAGATTCGCGTCGTGGTGTCCGCCACCGCGGTGCAGCTCGTGGTGCACCTGGACCTGGCCTATTACGACCGGCTGCGGGAGATCATCGTCTACCCGGATGCCTTCCTGTTGCCGGACCGCACGGGCGTGGTGCTGGGCGAGGCGAAGAACTGGGGCAGCGTCATCCTCTCCTGGGCGGCGGTGCTCTCCGGGCTGCGCAATCCCACGGACGGACATGACACGGCCACGCACGAGTTCGCGCATGTCCTGGACCGGGCGGACGGCGCCTTCGATGGAACGCCCCGGCTGCGCAGCTATTCGCACTACCGGGCCTGGGCCTCGGTGATGAGCGAGCACTTCCACGGGCTCCAGGAGGGACGGGCCGTGGAGCGCAGGGTGCTGGATGACTACGGCGCCGTCAACGAGGCGGAGTTCTTCGCGGTGGCCTCCGAGGCCTTCTTCGAGCGGCCGGTTCAGATGCGTGAAAAGACCCCTGATTTGTATGAGGAACTGAAGCGTTTCTACGGCTGGGACCCCGCTTCGGGCACTTGA
- a CDS encoding LysR family transcriptional regulator translates to MARLDVNRSGEMEVFVKVVELGGFSAAARAFRMTPSAVSKLVARLEERLGARLLNRSTRALKLTPEGCGFYERSVRILEELDEAERHAAASDAPSGRLRINTNPAFSRCILIPLLPSFLARYPSVTVELNLTDKLIDLLDERTDVAIRAGPLKNSQLTARKLGETRLVIVGSPDYLKRHGTPKSPTDLATHNRLSFSYARASVSWPLMDGATELAVAPVGSVEASDGEALRQMALAGVGLARLAVFQVKEDLDAGRLVPVLEEHNPGDTEAIHALYLSQGQHMPARIRAFIDYLAAHVRMP, encoded by the coding sequence ATGGCGCGCCTTGACGTCAATCGCTCTGGGGAGATGGAAGTCTTCGTGAAGGTGGTGGAGCTGGGTGGCTTCTCCGCCGCCGCGCGGGCCTTCCGGATGACGCCCTCGGCGGTGAGCAAGCTGGTGGCGCGATTGGAAGAGCGACTGGGAGCCCGCCTGCTCAACCGCTCGACTCGCGCGCTCAAGCTCACTCCAGAGGGCTGCGGCTTCTACGAGCGGAGCGTGCGCATCCTCGAGGAGCTCGATGAGGCGGAGCGCCATGCCGCCGCGAGCGACGCGCCGAGCGGAAGGCTGCGCATCAACACGAACCCGGCCTTCAGCCGCTGCATCCTCATCCCGCTGCTCCCCTCCTTCCTCGCTCGATATCCGTCGGTCACGGTGGAGCTCAACCTGACCGACAAGCTCATCGACCTGCTCGATGAGCGGACCGACGTGGCCATTCGTGCCGGGCCCCTCAAGAACTCGCAGCTCACCGCGCGCAAGCTCGGTGAGACGCGGCTGGTCATCGTGGGCTCTCCGGACTACCTCAAACGGCACGGCACGCCCAAGTCCCCCACGGACCTGGCGACGCACAACCGGCTCAGCTTCAGCTATGCGCGGGCCAGTGTGAGCTGGCCGCTGATGGACGGCGCGACGGAGCTCGCCGTGGCCCCGGTGGGCAGCGTCGAGGCGAGCGATGGCGAAGCCCTGCGGCAGATGGCGCTCGCGGGCGTGGGACTGGCGCGGCTCGCCGTCTTCCAGGTGAAGGAGGACCTGGACGCGGGCCGTCTCGTGCCGGTGCTGGAGGAGCACAACCCGGGAGACACCGAGGCCATCCACGCGCTCTACCTGAGCCAGGGACAGCACATGCCGGCGCGCATCCGGGCCTTCATCGACTACCTCGCCGCCCACGTGCGCATGCCCTGA
- a CDS encoding MFS transporter — MPWALFALTAGAFGIGVTEFVIMGLLMEVGADLGVSISSAGLLISGYALGVMAGAPVLTVLTGRWSRKHVLLGLMVIFTVGNVACALAPTYGTLMAARVLTSLSHGTFFGVGSVVATGLVPADRRASAIAIMFTGLTVATILGVPLGTWLGQWLGWRATFWAVALIGLAAVVVLAVFVPRDTTERKSTDWRVDMRALGRRPVLLGLLTTALGYAGVFAVFTFIAPILTRLSGFSQAAVSPILLVFGGGMLVGNLVGGKLADRQLLPAILGTLAVLSLVLFGMTFVLHSQVLAVIAVGLFGAAAFATVPPLQMWVLEKAQGAGQSLASSLNIGAFNLGNALGAWFGGLIIDRGPGLGAVTWVAALVPLSAILIVLMSQRLDASDSAPCLPVPK; from the coding sequence ATGCCGTGGGCCTTGTTCGCATTGACCGCGGGCGCCTTTGGAATTGGCGTCACGGAGTTCGTCATCATGGGCCTGTTGATGGAGGTGGGCGCCGACCTGGGTGTCTCCATCTCCTCGGCGGGGCTGCTCATCTCCGGATATGCCCTGGGCGTCATGGCGGGAGCCCCCGTGCTGACGGTGTTGACGGGACGCTGGTCCCGCAAGCACGTGCTGCTCGGGCTGATGGTCATCTTCACCGTGGGCAACGTGGCCTGCGCGCTCGCGCCCACGTACGGCACGCTGATGGCCGCGCGAGTGCTCACGTCCCTCTCACACGGCACGTTCTTCGGCGTGGGCTCCGTCGTGGCCACGGGGCTCGTGCCCGCGGACCGACGCGCGTCCGCCATCGCCATCATGTTCACGGGCCTCACGGTGGCCACCATCCTGGGCGTGCCGCTGGGCACGTGGTTGGGGCAGTGGCTCGGGTGGCGCGCGACGTTCTGGGCCGTGGCGCTGATTGGCCTGGCCGCGGTGGTGGTGCTCGCCGTCTTCGTCCCTCGCGACACGACGGAGCGGAAGTCCACGGACTGGCGTGTGGACATGCGAGCCCTCGGGCGGCGGCCGGTGTTGCTGGGCCTGCTCACGACGGCGCTCGGCTATGCCGGAGTGTTCGCCGTGTTCACCTTCATCGCGCCCATCCTCACGCGGCTCAGCGGCTTCTCGCAGGCGGCGGTGTCTCCCATCCTGCTGGTCTTCGGAGGCGGCATGCTGGTGGGCAACCTGGTGGGAGGAAAGCTCGCGGACCGTCAACTTCTTCCGGCCATCCTGGGCACGCTCGCGGTGCTGTCCCTGGTGTTGTTCGGGATGACCTTCGTGCTGCACAGCCAGGTCCTCGCGGTCATCGCGGTGGGACTGTTTGGCGCGGCGGCCTTCGCCACGGTGCCGCCGCTTCAGATGTGGGTGCTGGAGAAGGCACAAGGCGCGGGACAGAGCCTCGCGTCGAGCCTCAACATCGGCGCCTTCAACCTGGGCAACGCGCTGGGTGCTTGGTTCGGTGGGCTCATCATCGACCGAGGCCCGGGACTGGGGGCCGTCACCTGGGTGGCCGCGCTGGTGCCGTTGTCCGCCATCCTCATCGTCCTGATGTCCCAGCGCCTGGACGCCAGCGACTCGGCTCCCTGCTTGCCTGTGCCGAAGTAG
- the coaA gene encoding type I pantothenate kinase — MTVSVAPSVSMFVELERDAWRALRASTPMTLTAEDLDGLRGLGEQMDLNEVADVYLPLSRLLNLQVAAAQRLWAEQQAFLGGSARKVPFIIAIAGSVAVGKSTTARILQALLARWPDHPRVELVTTDGFLFPNGVLTERGLMKRKGFPESYDRRALVRMLAELKAGRAEVTAPVYSHLVYDVVPDEAKVIRQPDILILEGLNVLQSGATGQRIPHTFLSDFFDFSIYVDATEQDIRRWYVERFLRLQQTAFRDERSYFRRFSELTHEQAVAMAESVWGDINGPNLAQNIAPTRSRARLILLKGPDHKVKRVRLRKL, encoded by the coding sequence ATGACTGTGTCCGTTGCGCCCTCGGTGTCCATGTTCGTCGAGTTGGAGCGCGATGCCTGGCGCGCGCTTCGTGCCTCCACGCCGATGACACTCACGGCGGAGGACCTCGACGGCCTGCGAGGGTTGGGCGAGCAAATGGACCTGAACGAAGTGGCGGATGTGTATCTGCCCCTGTCCCGGTTGCTCAACCTCCAGGTCGCCGCCGCGCAGCGACTGTGGGCCGAGCAGCAGGCGTTCCTGGGGGGCAGCGCACGCAAGGTGCCCTTCATCATCGCCATCGCTGGCAGCGTCGCGGTGGGCAAGAGCACCACGGCGCGCATCCTCCAGGCGCTGCTCGCGCGGTGGCCGGACCATCCTCGCGTGGAGCTGGTCACCACGGATGGCTTCCTCTTCCCCAACGGCGTCCTCACCGAGCGCGGGTTGATGAAGCGCAAGGGGTTCCCGGAGAGCTATGACCGGCGCGCGCTGGTGCGGATGCTCGCGGAGCTGAAGGCGGGGCGTGCCGAGGTCACCGCGCCCGTCTATTCACACCTCGTCTACGACGTGGTGCCCGACGAGGCGAAGGTCATCCGCCAGCCCGACATCCTCATCCTGGAAGGGCTCAACGTCCTCCAGTCCGGAGCCACCGGGCAGCGGATTCCGCACACGTTCCTGTCGGACTTCTTCGACTTCTCCATCTACGTGGACGCGACGGAGCAGGACATCCGCCGCTGGTACGTGGAGCGGTTCCTCCGGCTCCAGCAGACGGCGTTCCGCGACGAGCGCAGCTACTTCCGCCGCTTCTCCGAGCTGACCCACGAGCAGGCGGTGGCCATGGCCGAGTCCGTGTGGGGCGACATCAACGGCCCCAACCTGGCGCAGAACATCGCGCCCACGCGCTCTCGTGCCCGGCTCATCCTGCTCAAGGGGCCGGACCACAAGGTGAAGCGCGTTCGGCTGCGCAAGCTGTAG